The genomic interval ATTTAATAACTTGGGTTTGTGTCTGATGGCTTTATAAACTAACTCCAGAGCTCACTGCATTCATGGAACTGCTGTAGGCTCAGAAAATAAAGCGAGTGAACGTTTGGCTTTCTTCACTCTAGTCATCTCAACCGAAcattcatcacatcatcactcgCTCAAACATCTTACAACGGTTTCTTTACAGTTCTTCTTCACATCTACTCCGTCCGATCGCTGGACAGTCAGCACACTCGTCTCATCCTGTGTCTTTGGTGTGCATATTATTATTCATGGCTTGTAGAAGCTTCAAGAAATCCCTAAGAATTACATGTAGACGTGCGACAGAAGGATTATTACCCATCAGACACCGGGCGAGGATCACAGTGAAGTGAACAGATGCCAGAATCTGTGTCCATTATTCAGAAATATTCCTGCATCGTCAGGATTTTAAGGTCTGAGTGTGTTTTAGTTCCAGTCTGAAAGATCATCTGCTCCAGAAAATCCCACCAGAACGGCCCTGTGATCACTTATATGTGTGAGTCCAgctgttcgtgtgtgtgtgtgtgtgtgtgtgtgtgtgtgtgtctcagtgcaTGCCCTGAACGATGACGCAGTTTGTGCTTCATATTCCTCAGCGGTTGATGATCTCTCTCATATCATCTGAACTTAAAGCACATCTGAGAACAAGAACCAAACCTGAATTGACTCTCTGGGATTGTTTATTTGGAGTCACACTTGTGTTGTTCAAGCCcataaatcatataataactttatttgtttgaaaaaaattcatttcacaaaaatatttaatttgagtgtatttaatgttattaattaatatttgcatCTAATTTAcggattaattcattcattcattcattaatgcattcatttccAATGGTGGTAATTTTTTGACCGTGAACAACACAAGTGGGACTTTTTTTTTACGAACTGTTTAGCTTTTTTGAATCAAGCTCAAAGTTCACATTAGAAACTGTCATAAAAGTCCCATACCATTCCAGGGTTTAAACTACACTAGAGTtgagtgttgattattatatttaaaaataaacagtaattaaatttaagtttGGGCTCTGTTGTTGAATTGTAACTTTAtagtaaatgtactgtaaaaggGCTCCATGTAGTTTGAAGTAAGATCTTTaagaaaatttttattaaaaactgaatttgaaaGAGCAATTTGTTGAGTAAatcactgtttaataaaaaagaaaaagaacaatttaatgtttagtttttttctgccTTGTGTACCGAAACCATACCAAACCATGATTGTGtcccgttacacccctaataactACAGTAACTATTTTGTTTAGTGGACATAAAATGGTGATCAGAAGTGAGttattattaagtattacaaACCTCCACCGCCTGTAAAATCTTATTTACACAAAGTAGGAAATATGCTCTGAAATGGTAAGCGGTAAATAAATGACGACTTTCTCTAATTCATTATTCATAACTACACATTTCTAGATCCTCAATAGTAGTTGAGTATAGTTCAAATaaatgtgtccctgcagcacagaagcagcatCAGTGTCACAGATATATCTGTAGAAATAcaccaacaatacactgtatgagtcacaattatacatttctcttttacaccaaaaatcattaggatattaagtaaagatcacggTCCATGAAGATATTATGGTAAATTCCCTAATGTAAactatatcaaaacttaatttccgattagtaatatgcattgctaagaacttcatttgaaaaaAGATGATTTTTcgcaaatattagtttttttttgcttcctcagattccagattttcaaatactgtccctccgaacaaaccagacatcactggAAGAGCTTTCAAGATgatgtttaaatctcaatttcaaaaatttGACCTGTATGAAtggtttttgtgctccagggtcacaaatttaGTTTAAATCACATCCGCTGATGCGATGCTCCTGATTCAACATCAACAAACTTGTTTCTTAATGTGCAGTGAAAAAATATGCTTGTGCTTGTGAATCAGGCAGTGAGTGTGCTCGTTCTGAACCGAAACACCAGTCATGTGTCCTATCGAGACAAACCCAGCACAGACTGCATgactgttagtgtgtgtgtgtgtgtatgtgtgtgtgtgtgtgtgttgagattgTACATCGCGTGAGCGTTAGCTCCTGGTGTGCGCTCAGTTTGTGTCTGATGAGTGAGGTAGCAAAGGCAGCGCAGCTTCGCTGGGGTCCGAGTCGCTCGCGCTCAACAGCGCCTCCATCTGCTTCTCCAGGAGCGCGGTCAGCTGGTCACTCTTGTCTGTTGCAGTCGTCTGTGAACTGCAGGTAGGGTGTGTTCTTCAGAGCCTCGGGCAGACAGGGCACCAGGTGCAGCGCTCCGCCGGGCGTCACGCCCTTCACACAGGTTGTAGAAGTCCTGCGGCGGCGCGGGGGCGGGGCTTAGAATCATGCTGTAGTCCCATGCCTGGGATGCACATGAGCATTGGGTGGGCGGAGCCAGGATCTGAAGGAGGCGGGGCTCCTTCACAATGAGGGGAAGGGCCATGGCTTGAAGGAGGTGGGAGCTCCCCTCGCAGTAGGGGGCGGGGCCGGGGTTTGAAGCAGGCGTGGCTTCCTCACAGTAGGGGCCGGGGCCACTGCAGTAGGGCACAGGACTGCAGCTCGTCTGTGCAGGAGTCGCAGCCGGACATGGGTCCACACTCACCTGGTACCCACGTCTCCATGCTGTACTGCGGCGACTTGTAGCCGTGAAAGCTGGAGAAATGACGATTGATCTCGTCAAGCTTCCCCTTCTGTAGGAACAAGAAAGGACAGAGCATACAGAAGGTAAAGCAGCTGATCTAAACACTACTCCTAACTCAAAAGAGTGTGTGATGGATGGAGTCTCAGACCTTCAGCAGAACCGGTTCAATCCCTCGGATTCTCGGCTTGGGAATCGGTGGCAGCAGGAGCGATTTAATTCTGCGGAGGAACACAAGCAGAAGAAGAAGTCAATGACAGCTAGTTATAATTActataacctaaccctaaccctaacctaacccttgCAGAAAACAGTTCAGAGGAAGTTATTTACTTTGTTCTTACACATGAGGCCAACCCCGAGACGAGGTTTGGTCAgattaaactgactttaaaatatACACATTAGTTTTTGGTCTTTTCATGGGGTTTTCCCATCGACTGACGTGGACCCTTCTCACAAGACTGAGGTTGTGTTTCAACAGTCATCAGTAAatcctcaagtttttttttttaagtaaaaaagagGTGTTATTTCTAAAGCAGTGTCTCAGGGAGGCATGCTAAATTTGACATTGTTCTCTTTTCTGAATGTCtgtatattattttcctttttttgaaagtcatgaaaacaGTATTGtggagtttttcttttgctatttgagcaaatgggaaAGTAAAAGATATGTTTGTGGTAAtctcccattcactgctctcGAGGTTCACCCAACTATGACGACTTCCAGTGCTGAGAAACCCAGAAATGTGATAAAGGTCTTTTGTTCCTCAAAGCTAAGCATGCTACTAGAATTTGACAGATTTTCACTCAAAGTAAGAGAAAATCTGAAGGACGTCTGTAGATCTGTGACTCTTCGTGACTGAACTGAACATCTGACTCAGACTCTGGATCCATGTGACCCAATGACGCAGATTTACAGATCCATCCGAGTAATTCATGATGACACTCCGTCAATACAGAGAGCAGAACTCACTGACCTCTTTCCTCGCGGAGCAATCCCTAAACCCACGACCAGGAAGACCATGATGGTGATGCTGGTCACGAGGATCAGGGCCAACCTCCGATCTGAGACACAGACAGAGCGACCTTTAGAGCTGCGACTATCAGTCGTGACGGAtgggtcctgtgtgtgtgtgtgtgtgtgtgtgtgtgtgtgtgagtgtgtgtgtatgtgtgtgtgtgtgtgtgtgtgagtgtgtgtgtgtgtgtgtgtgtgtgtgtgtgtgtgtgtgtgtgcgtgtgtgtgagcgcgcgtgtgtgtgtgtgtgtgtgtgtgtgtgtgtgtgtgtgtgcgtgcgtgcgtgtgtgtgagcgcgcgtgtgtgtgtgtgtgtgtgtgtgcgtgagcgtgtgtgtgtgtgtgtgtgtgtgtgtgtgtgtctgtgtgtgtctgtgtgtgtctgtgtgtgtgagtgtgtgtgcgtgtgtgtgagcgtgtgtgtgtgtaccggacAGATGTCTGCTGACGATGCTGACGTTGATGGGCTCGCTCCATGTGCTCCAGTGTTTGCTGTTGGTGGAGCGGCAGCGCACCATGAACTCATATTTTCCCACTGGCAGATCGAACACCTCCACTTGAGGCTCGCGCAAACGCTCTTTTACCTGCAGACACCAACAACACACTTCATCTACAAGCCCTCAAGCATCAATGTCTGTCTTACAGTCTTTTTTCTGCTTACACACATTTCCAAATCTTTGTCACttctttttcaaaactttacacacaaatccaagaattacACACAAAAAGCAAAACACCTCACATCTCCtgcaaaatgaagcattgcattCAAAATATAGTTGCAAACACCTTTACCATgttatatttttagatatatcaTATACACATTCTTATTCAAAAGCTTTTGCAAAAACCCCTGTAATTTAAATTCTTCAGTTATTGTACTGAAACTGGAGGCACTGATAGCAGACTGGTGTCGCACCTTCCAGGTGTCCGGCTGAGCGAGGTGTCTGTAGCGCAGCTCGTAGAGGAGCGTGATCCATCCATCACGAACCTGAGGCTCAATCGGATGCAGCCATGACAGCAGAACACTGCGACACGACTGATCCACGCTCTCGTTCAGCACGACGTACGTCAGGTTAAAGGGAGGGTCAGTCTCCACTGGGGACGAAGCACATGAGACTCGTTAGCAGACCTGATGAAACATCAGCGCTCCAGCAAACCTCACGAGAGTTCACCGAGACGAGCTGAGCTGCGAAAGCCGGAACATTTAGAATCACCTCGAGGCATTTAGAACCGGTTCACCAAGATCCTTTCAGTGTTCAGCTCTTAAAAGAACCTTTTAAAAGCACCTTTTCACCCCAATGTGTTGAATAATATAAAGAACATGTTTCCACCATTACCTTTatctttttcagttgttttaggAACTGTTcaatgaaaggttctttggggaacccaaaatggttctctGTAGCATCGCTTCGGTTGCTCCTTTTGGgacctttttgtttttaagagtgtaaaaatTGTTGTATTCAATGGAAAAGGGCTGGAGGAAATTAATCAATACATTGCAAATAGTGATGTTAATTTTTACATCGGTAATGATGTAAATCATTACCGaatcataaaaaaatagaatcaaaaatagaataatttaaaatcattacCGATGATCAAGGTGGTACGGTAATGACACTTAACAGCacagattttatttcatatttaaacgGAGCAGTGTTTTTGACTGTCTGATTGAGTGTATTTCATTAAGATAATGAACTGGCTGCATTAAGGCAACAAAGCTTAACACCAGCGCAATCACTTGAGTTTTTTTCCTTTTAACAGAGAAAGCAACTTCTCCTTTTAGTCATA from Carassius auratus strain Wakin chromosome 26, ASM336829v1, whole genome shotgun sequence carries:
- the LOC113044711 gene encoding prolactin receptor-like, coding for MRRRVMLCVLLLTLLWTLVTAALQPSTHTASVLQDDGTRPYIYHCRSPNMEIFTCWWRPVANQDNVTYTLQYTTGESASQECPDYVSGGINSCFFDTKHTQIWEIYCMNVTAHTRSGHISSHKHCLDVADIVETDPPFNLTYVVLNESVDQSCRSVLLSWLHPIEPQVRDGWITLLYELRYRHLAQPDTWKVKERLREPQVEVFDLPVGKYEFMVRCRSTNSKHWSTWSEPINVSIVSRHLSDRRLALILVTSITIMVFLVVGLGIAPRGKRIKSLLLPPIPKPRIRGIEPVLLKKGKLDEINRHFSSFHGYKSPQYSMETWVPGECGPMSGCDSCTDELQSCALLQWPRPLL